In a genomic window of Physeter macrocephalus isolate SW-GA chromosome 14, ASM283717v5, whole genome shotgun sequence:
- the SLX4 gene encoding structure-specific endonuclease subunit SLX4 has protein sequence MMDESDDDFKELCASFFQRVKRNGPKEVSVERKTQKVSKSTQIRSKLKRTKPTASKSKTLQGPAERKTRSGSQVLRTQKQGASEWPESEPALPENGEGGMHASAVLQDSAWSTQTEAAPDSCSQPPPSCLTAMVPSPSKPRAAELVLQRMQQFKRADPERLKHGSEGCSLEAALEENVPKGPQEMMAGNGSGPRLPATESDAAVALALQHEFGPERASAHNDSLEEKGLFFCQICQKDLSAMTVTRREQHVNRCLDEAEKALRPSVPQIPECPICGKPFLTPKSRISHLKQCAVKMEVGPQLLLQAVRLQTAQPEGASGTLASSLRDHAGGLKRKGATAKKEPQKRRKIAKPEAPSEDLLVAMALSRSEMEQEAVPAALRLGNAFSERTRPGAERKSRKKKAPVTPPQLLVQDAETTGRQMEDRVAQLLAEELELSGTPPLPASRIFKEELEKGRRGLRPPGGKQNFLWEGSALTGAWALESFYTASLVPPLVPQRPAEGLTQEPTLPLELPEKPEPGVQTPLAVHGTRPVGHSPLSPAPSASQREHQALQDLLDLAGEGLSASPWPCSGGAAGSGGATGMDLSPSSLPLTGFVLPAKEKCLERSGQASLALGLLVADFGAMVNNPHLSDVQFQMDSGEVLYAHKFVLYARCPLLMQHVNSEGFFAIEDGDMRTQRVLLSDVSAEAAWVFLRYLYAADTALTPHLAPDLSSLAHRFGVTELVHLCEQVPILMDAEGGQQKKQEDEDCESRVETFQELLRSVWQGEEEEAEALLESEGREEDREKVNEAEMEEIYEFAATQRKLLQREKAPVMEEEADQLREDGPVSGGILTSVRNKEQSENAEQMESSGQGRDEAPDKWKNMRQSTLLPPRDQGLDREEKAESPKEALALPYSSSPARGWAEKQESTFLCSVDVDDDEQSFSSPQARYPEPSQMTTDRKEGNCTVWEREIESSHPPARQQAPSSHSPFFPSQPYQGTSPCRPHLRSRHTSDLSLPTPQLQGTASRVASQNSSLKPKGARSLPMSHKDPGQKDKECSSVLEHRGKGVLISPEKSPPMDLTQSEPGCLSARSQNSPSSVNREDEIILLLDSDEELELEQIKVKSVLNGPSEEKKVLEVSTKSSELFSIIDLDAEQEPSQSPPGREPTLQQEAEGPLGNQGSVGGRAPQLFCDPKISGDEDSTTDTSWLVPATPLASRSRDCSSQTQITGLRSRPSADPLAQPKPRALLENRDEPEAMSKFSVIVPQTSSSLLGPVAPGSPDSRRQVCRSPSSPHPRCHQYFSPLAPRPVSGGLADLTGQFQRHLPPAPSPGFQATASDVVEVEDSEEEQEVASQKASNIPLPDSDPPIPADDWCWHVEPLSPIPIDHLNLEWTGPLSTSSPGSRVEGALDSGDCCSPALLGTTPIRGSCTGQRKAQEKSPGAGSPGSSRLSFLNSALWDDWDGEEQKSPEALPLPQTPSVDGAQKLQDLQTPKGANRKKNLPPEVPITPMPRYSIMETPVLKKELDRFGVRPLPKRQMVLKLKEIFQYTHQTLESDSEEESQSSQVPLEAPCSRTYMTKTSKASRAAGRTQLEATSGPVPQRSKEPAKTKGPQHQKMQPGGSVPALSTSPAKEGPPGPDGDTQLPASQESMATSVDSSDSSCSSQSSSCEFGAALESAEDEEDEEGVSASQAAIQVAATEEAVRHYICSKPALYRKVLLYQPLELAELQAELKQQGIHVAMGKLLDFLDTQCITFTTAAARKEKLERKRRQPVGKKMGVRTRGPVPRSQPLAISSL, from the exons ATGATGGATGAGTCAGACGATGACTTTAAGGAACTCTGTGCCAGCTTTTTCCAAAGGGTGAAAAGGAATGGCCCCAAGGAAGTGTCGGTGGAAAGGAAGACACAAAAGGTCTCAAAGAGCACCCAGATAAGAAGTAAACTGAAAAGGACCAAACCAACTGCTTCCAAGAGCAAAACCCTTCAAGGCCCCGCTGAGAGGAAAACTCGCTCTGGCAGCCAGGTCCTGCGGACTCAAAAGCAAGGGGCATCCGAGTGGCCAGAGAGTGAACCAGCTCTCCCTGAAAATGGGGAGGGAGGCATGCATGCTTCTGCTGTGCTCCAAGACAGTGCATGGAGCACCCAGACAG AGGCTGCTCCTGACAgctgctcccagccccctccttcctGTCTGACTGCGATGGTGCCCAGTCCCTCCAAACCCCGGGCGGCAGAGCTGGTGCTACAGCGAATGCAGCAGTTCAAGAGAGCAGACCCCGAGCGTTTGAAACACGGTTCAGAAGGGTGCTCCCTAGAGGCTGCACTTGAAGAAAACGTCCCAAAGGGCCCTCAAGAGATGATGGCGGGGAACG GGTCTGGGCCCAGGCTCCCTGCCACAGAGAGCGACGCTGCGGTGGCCTTGGCCCTCCAGCACGAGTTTGGGCCAGAACGGGCATCTGCACACAACGACAGCCTGGAGGAGAAGGGGTTGTTCTTTTGCCAGATCTGTCAAAAGGACCTCTCGGCTATGACCGTGACACGGAGGGAGCAGCACGTGAACCG GTGCTTGGACGAGGCTGAAAAGGCACTGAGACCTTCTGTGCCTCAGATCCCTGAATGCCCAATTTGCGGCAAGCCATTTCTCACCCCAAAGAGCAGAATCAGTCACTTGAAACAGTGTGCAGTGAAGATGGAGGTTGGCCCGCAGCTCCTGCTCCAGGCCGTGCGGCTGCAGACAGCTCAGCCCGAGGGGGCCTCTGGCACACTGGCATCGAG CCTCAGGGATCATGCTGGAGGTCTGAAGCGGAAGGGAGCCACTGCCAAGAAGGAGCCACAGAAGAGGCGGAAGATCGCCAAGCCCGAGGCGCCGTCCGAGGACCTGCTGGTGGCCATGGCTCTGTCCCGGTCCGAGATGGAGCAGGAGGCTGTGCCGGCGGCACTCAGGCTGGGAAACGCTTTTTCTGAGAGGACGAGACCGGGAGCAG AGAGGAAAAGTCGCAAGAAGAAAGCCCCCGTTACGCCCCCGCAGTTGTTAGTCCAGGACGCGGAGACCACAGGGAGACAGATGGAGGATCGCGTGGCCCAGCTCTTGGCAGAGGAGCTGGAGCTGTCTGGCACGCCACCGCTTCCTGCGAGCAGAATTTTTAAGGAAGAGCTGGAAAAGGGCAGGCGGGGTCTTCGACCACCTGGAGGAAAGCAGAACTTTCTGTGGGAGGGCAGCGCCCTGACCGGGGCCTGGGCTCTGGAATCCTTCTACACGGCCAGCCTGGTCCCTCCCCTGGTGCCCCAGCGGCCCGCCGAG GGACTCACACAGGAGCCCACGCTGCCACTGGAGCTGCCTGAGAAGCCAGAGCCTGGCGTGCAAACACCCCTTGCCGTCCATGGCACCCGCCCTGTGGGCCACAGCCCCCTGAGCCCAGCGCCCTCCGCCAGCCAGAGGGAGCATCAGGCCCTGCAGGATCTCCTGGACCTGGCAGGAGAGGGGCTGAGCGCCAGCCCGTGGCCCTGCAGCGGGGGCGCAGCCGGCTCAGGAGGGGCCACAG GAATGGACTTGTCGCCCAGCAGCCTTCCACTGACTGGGTTTGTCCTGCCAGCCAAGGAGAAGTGCCTGGAGAGGAGTGGCCAGGCTTCG CTCGCCCTCGGTTTGCTGGTGGCCGACTTCGGTGCCATGGTCAACAACCCACACCTCAGCGACGTCCAGTTTCAGATGGACAGCGGGGAGGTGCTTTATGCCCACAAGTTTGTGCTCTATGCCCGATGCCCACTTCTCATGCAGCAC GTAAACAGTGAAGGCTTCTTTGCAATAGAAGATGGTGACATGAGGACCCAGCGCGTTCTGCTGAGTGACGTCAGCGCTGAGGCCGCCTGGGTGTTCCTGCGTTATCTCTATGCTGCGGACACTGCCCTTACTCCCCACCTGGCCCCTGACCTGAGCTCTCTGGCCCACAG GTTTGGCGTGACTGAGCTTGTTCACCTGTGCGAACAGGTGCCCATCCTGATGGATGCAGAGGGTGGACAGCAGAAGAAGCAGGAAGACGAGGATTGTGAAAGCAGAGTGGAGACTTTCCAAGAACTCCTGCGGTCAGTGTGGCAGGgtgaagaggaggaagcagaggctctgCTGGAATCCGAGGGCCgagaagaagacagagaaaaggtgAATGAGGCAGAGATGGAAGAAATTTATGAATTTGCAGCTACTCAGCGAAAGCTGCTCCAGCGGGAGAAAGCTCCAGTGATGGAGGAAGAAGCTGACCAGCTCAGGGAGGACGGTCCAGTTTCTGGGGGAATCCTCACAAGCGTTCGCAATAAAGAACAGTCAGAAAATGCAGAGCAGATGGAATCATCTGGGCAAGGAAGAGATGAGGCCccagacaaatggaaaaacatgAGACAGTCCACGCTCCTGCCCCCCAGGGACCAGGGTTTGGACAGGGAGGAGAAAGCAGAGTCCCCAAAGGAAGCACTGGCTCTTCCCTACTCTTCCAGCCCTGCCCGGGGTTgggcagagaagcaggaaagCACCTTTTTGTGCTCAgttgatgttgatgatgatgaacAGTCCTTTTCATCGCCTCAAGCCAGATACCCTGAACCCTCCCAGATGACAACTGATCGCAAGGAAGGAAACTGCACCGTATGGGAAAGGGAGATAGAGAGTTCCCATCCCCCTGCTCGCCAGCAGGCACCTTCCTCACACTCACCCTTCTTCCCATCACAGCCCTATCAAGGCACGAGTCCCTGCCGGCCACATCTTCGTTCTCGTCACACCAGTGACCTGTCCCTGCCAACACCCCAGTTGCAGGGCACAGCTTCCAGGGTGGCCTCCCAGAACTCATCACTGAAGCCAAAGGGGGCCAGAAGCCTTCCCATGTCACATAAGGATCCAGGCCAGAAAGACAAGGAATGTAGTTCCGTGTTGGAACACAGAGGTAAAGGGGTCCTGATCTCCCCAGAAAAGTCTCCACCCATGGATCTAACCCAGTCAGAACCTGGCTGCTTGAGTGCCAGGTCTCAGAACTCTCCATCCAGCGTGAACAGAGAAGATGAGATTATCCTTTTATTGGATTCAGATGAAGAGCTGGAGCTGGAACAAATCAAAGTAAAGTCAGTTTTGAATGGTCCCTcggaagaaaagaaagttcttGAAGTTAGCACCAAGTCCTCTGAGCTGTTTTCCATCATCGACCTTGATGCGGAGCAGGAACCTTCCCAAAGCCCACCAGGAAGAGAGCCCACGCTACAACAGGAGGCGGAGGGACCGCTGGGGAACCAGGGCTCTGTCGGGGGCAGAGCCCCCCAGCTGTTCTGCGACCCCAAGATCAGTGGCGACGAGGACAGCACGACAGATACCTCGTGGCTGGTGCCGGCCACCCCATTGGCTAGCAGAAGCCGCGACTGTTCATCGCAGACCCAAATCACAGGCCTCAGGTCCAGGCCTTCAGCAGACCCACTGGCTCAGCCCAAGCCCAGGGCCCTGTTAGAGAACAGGGACGAACCGGAAGCCATGAGTAAGTTTTCGGTCATAGTGCCTCAGACATCATCCTCACTCCTGGGCCCTGTCGCTCCTGGAAGCCCTGACAGCAGAAGGCAGGTCTGCAGAAGCCCGTCCAGTCCCCACCCCAGATGCCACCAGTACTTTTCTCCTCTGGCTCCCCGTCCCGTCTCAGGAGGCCTCGCTGATCTCACTGGGCAGTTCCAGAGGCACCTGCCGCCTGCGCCGAGCCCAGGGTTTCAGGCCACTGCGAGTGACGTGGTGGAGGTTGAGGACAgtgaggaggagcaggaggtggCCTCCCAGAAGGCGAGCAACATCCCCCTGCCGGATAGTGACCCCCCGATTCCAGCCGATGATTGGTGCTGGCACGTGGAGCCCCTCTCACCAATTCCGATCGACCACCTGAACCTCGAGTGGACCGGCCCCCTGAGCACCAGTAGCCCTGGCAGTAGGGTGGAGGGGGCCCTGGACAGTGGTGACTGCTGCTCCCCAGCACTGCTGGGCACCACCCCCATCCGAGGAAGCTGCACTGGCCAGAGGAAGGCTCAAGAGAAATCCCCTGGGGCCGGTTCCCCTGGGAGCAGCAGGCTGAGCTTTCTGAACTCAGCTCTTTGGGATGATTGGGATGGAGAAGAACAGAAGTCCCCAGAGGCTCTTCCTCTGCCCCAGACACCGAGCGTGGATGGAGCCCAGAAACTGCAAGATTTACAGACGCCAA AAGGTGCTAATCGGAAGAAGAACTTGCCCCCTGAAGTGCCCATAACCCCGATGCCAAGGTATTCCATCATGGAGACTCCAGTGCTGAAGAAAGAACTGGACAG GTTTGGGGTCCGCCCTCTGCCCAAACGCCAAATGGTCCTGAAACTGAAGGAGATATTCCAGTACACTCATCAGACACTGGAGTCAGACTCCGAGGAAGAGAGCCAGTCCTCACAGGTGCCCTTGGAGGCTCCTTGTAGCCGGACTTACATGACCAAGACCTCTAAGGCTTCAAGGGCAGCTGGCCGCACCCAGCTGGAGGCCACTTCTGGCCCCGTTCCCCAAAGGTCCAAGGAACCTGCTAAGACCAAGGGCCCCCAACATCAAAAGATGCAGCCTGGTGGAAGCGTCCCTGCCCTGAGCACGTCACCAGCCAAGGAGGGCCCTCCAGGCCCTGATGGTGACACCCAGCTACCGGCCTCCCAGGAATCCATGGCCACCTCTGTAGACAGCAGtgacagctcctgcagctcacaAAG TTCTTCCTGTGAGTTTGGAGCGGCCTTGGAGTCTGCAGAAGATGAGGAGGACGAGGAGGGTGTCAGTGCTTCACAGGCGGCCATCCAGGTAGCGGCCACAGAGGAGGCCGTGAGGCATTACATCTGCTCCAAGCCAGCCCTCTACCGCAAGGTCCTGCTGTACCAGCCCTTGGAGCTGGCAGAGCTACAGGCCGAGCTGAAGCAGCAAGGCATCCACGTGGCCATGGGGAAGCTGCTGGACTTCCTGGACACCCAGTGCATCACCTTCACCACAGCTGCCGCCCGCAAGGAGAAGCTTGAGAGGAAGAGACGGCAGCCTGTGGGCAAGAAGATGGGGGTCAGAACCCGCGGGCCTGTCCCCCGCTCCCAACCCCTGGCCATCAGCAGCCTGTGA